The Zingiber officinale cultivar Zhangliang chromosome 9A, Zo_v1.1, whole genome shotgun sequence genome window below encodes:
- the LOC122019710 gene encoding uncharacterized protein At3g49055-like: protein MEEQGPDENPNLLPHGQPTTHTVLLAELVSLRNSYRDLDSRFEAAEESKSDLQEKNLRLSLALEEASEERDSLRIKLIEAEVSTREEDESIWLENLQLSHEIEIFKGKFNEMIRVRNRQDAVMCEILDSIRYARDCFSDIGGRICAEILGEIEGKSNLDDALELHLMESKSICKLGAAVGSRFVEYDDLRKKEKKELENRIVSLTEENRDISSLLRAALVEKEALEKTLNKQKDSGEQKMGAIMQIAGRGLQKVGFGFVMGVIAGESHSDQLSSASANSDSSECDEEVVSLASTVDSIMKRLRHEVTELRQALEEYRSENEHLLSLVNKQAEKIVEEEHHIKDLEEQEKMITKNVEELTAEIKEAGEETARWREACELEVEAGKAVILDLEKEVALLKEELKRTKLALDAANNKLHLKEKLAKTAMAAQAAAEATLQLADKRSAGFRERIEELTRQLEEESEHSARREKSVGRRRVRYVCWPWQAFIFSPTGGAVSQRRERRRIILPEMESILRFN from the exons ATGGAAGAGCAAGGCCCGGATGAGAACCCTAATCTGCTTCCGCATGGACAGCCTACGACTCACACCGTTCTCCTTGCCGAGCTCGTGTCGCTTCGGAACTCCTACCGCGACCTCGACTCCAGATTCGAAGCAGCGGAGGAGTCCAAGTCCGATCTACAAGAGAAAAACCTTCGACTCTCCCTCGCTCTCGAGGAAGCGTCGGAGGAGCGTGATTCTCTCCGGATAAAGCTCATCGAGGCGGAAGTGTCGACCCGAGAAGAAGACGAATCGATTTGGTTAGAAAATTTGCAACTTTCTCATGAAATCGAGATTTTCAAGGGAAAGTTCAATGAGATGATTAGAGTAAGGAATAGACAAGATGCGGTGATGTGCGAGATCCTTGATTCAATCAGGTATGCGAGAGATTGCTTCAGTGATATTGGTGGGAGGATTTGTGCTGAAATTTTGGGGGAAATTGAGGGAAAATCCAATCTTGACGACGCACTGGAGCTTCACTTGATGGAGTCTAAATCAATTTGTAAGCTGGGAGCTGCTGTAGGATCGAGGTTTGTGGAATATGATGAcctgaggaagaaggagaagaaggaactgGAGAACCGAATTGTGAGCTTAACTGAGGAAAACAGGGACATTAGTAGCTTGCTAAGAGCAGCTCTTGTGGAGAAGGAGGCGCTTGAGAAGACCCTTAACAAGCAGAAGGATAGCGGAGAGCAAAAAATGGGTGCAATTATGCAGATAGCTGGGAGGGGGCTGCAgaaggttggttttggttttgtaaTGGGGGTCATTGCCGGCGAGTCACATTCTGATCAGTTGAGCAGTGCTAGTGCTAACTCTGATAGCAGCGAATGCGACGAGGAGGTTGTCAGTCTG GCTTCAACTGTTGACAGTATAATGAAAAGATTGCGCCACGAGGTAACTGAGTTGAGGCAAGCCTTGGAAGAGTACAG GTCAGAGAATGAGCATTTGCTGTCACTCGTTAACAAACAGGCCGAGAAGATTGTAGAGGAAGAGCACCACATTAAAGATCTGGAAGAACAGGAAAAAATGATAACAAAAAAT GTAGAAGAGCTCACAGCAGAGATAAAGGAGGCAGGAGAAGAGACTGCGAGATGGAGGGAGGCATGTGAATTGGAAGTTGAAGCTGGAAAAGCTGTGATTTTAGATCTTGAGAAGGAG GTGGCTTTACTGAAAGAGGAGCTGAAGAGAACAAAGTTAGCCCTGGATGCTGCAAATAACAAGCTGCACTTGAAAGAGAAGCTTGCTAAGACGGCGATGGCTGCTCAAGCTGCCGCAGAAGCAACGTTGCAGCTGGCAGACAAAAGGTCGGCTGGGTTTCGAGAGCGAATTGAGGAGCTGACGAGGCAGCTAGAAGAAGAATCCGAGCACAGCGCCAGAAGAGAGAAGAGTGTAGGCAGGAGAAGGGTGAGATATGTTTGCTGGCCATGGCAAGCCTTCATATTCTCACCAACTGGTGGAGCTGTTTcacagagaagagaaaggagaaggatCATTTTGCCAGAAATGGAGTCTATCTTGCGTTTCAACTAG
- the LOC122019071 gene encoding uncharacterized protein LOC122019071: MEVAYRTRLTTTLDVTRLLLKQGLPFRGHDELLSSSNKGNFLELIEWYTQRNDEVAKTMNENAPGNNQMNSPTVQKDLTRACIAEVTNVILNDIKDNIFSLMVDECRDISIKEQMRVVLRYVNKHGCVIERFLAIVHVSDTSAISLKKTIDELFAKHKLSLSKLRGPGYDGASNMRGEYNGLKALILKENSFARYVHCFAHQLQLVVVAVAKSNRIVLDMMVQEMNNRFSESSTEVLTCIACLDPKDSFSQFDIGKLLLLAELYPEDFSLTNRVILEDQLETYIQNVRGEFSMIEDLGSLAKKMLALVLPVATASVEKVFSAMKIIKIDLRNRMGDEWMNDSLIIYIKKDIFATIENEQILQHFQEMNTRRIQLSPLVYMSRFDAGRI; encoded by the exons ATGGAGGTTGCATATCGCACTCGATTAACGACAACTTTAGATGTTACACGTTTACTTTTGAAACAAGGTTTGCCTTTCCGTGGACATGACGAGTTATTGAGTTCTTCAAATAAAGGTAACTTTCTTGAATTGATTGAGTGGTATACCCAAAGAAATGATGAGGTTGCCAAGACCATGAATGAAAATGCCCCTGGAAATAATCAAATGAATTCTCCAACAGttcaaaaggatttaacacgGGCTTGTATTGCTGAAGTCACAAATGTCATTCTTAATGATATAAAAGACAATATATTTTCTCTTATGGTTGATGAGTGTCGAGATATTTCAATCAAAGAACAAATGAGAGTTGTTTTAAGATACGTGAACAAACATGGATGTGTTATTGAAAGATTTCTTGCTATTGTACATGTGTCTGACACTTCTGCTATTTCTTTGAAGAAGACTATTGATGAATTGTTTGCAAAACATaagttgtcattatcaaaattgaGAGGTCCAGGATACGATGGAGCTTCAAATATGCGAGGTGAGTATAATGGATTGAAGGCTCTTATATTGAAGGAAAATTCATTTGCAAGGTATGTCCATTGTTTTGCTCACCAACTTCAACTAGTTGTTGTTGCAGTTGCTAAAAGCAATCGAATT GTTCTTGATATGATGGTTCAAGAGATGAATAATAGATTTTCAGAATCAAGTACGGAGGTACTTACTTGCATTGCTTGCTTAGATCCAAAGGACTCTTTTTCTCAATTTGATATTGGTAAGCTACTCCTCCTTGCTGAACTTTATCCGGAGGACTTTTCATTGACTAATCGCGTAATACTTGAGGACCAACTTGAGACTTACATTCAAAATGTACGAGGTGAATTTTCTATGATTGAAGATTTGGGAAGTCTTGCTAAAAAGATg TTAGCATTAGTTTTACCAGTTGCAACTGCTTCGGTTGAAAAAGTTTTTTCTGCAATGAAAATTATCAAGATTGATTTGCGTAATAGGATGGGGGATGAGTGGATGAATGACAGTTTGATAATATATATCAAGAAGGATATTTTTGCTACAATTGAAAATGAACAAATTTTACAACATTTTCAAGAGATGAACACTCGTAGAATCCAGTTGTCTCCTCTTGTTTATATGTCTAGATTTGATGCTGGTAGaatatga